The following proteins are encoded in a genomic region of Bosea beijingensis:
- a CDS encoding DUF1190 domain-containing protein, translating into MKRSSQIGLAAAGVLLVATVWSMTGEEPQENLVYDSLSDCRAAGQVSAQQCETAFSEATAARLKDAPKFQSQVGCEVQYGANSCSSATIGGAQYFIPALAGFMLARGLSGGQAQQAQPLMPPTTASCPPGSTQPECQQARSSSSSSGGSYGGSSSSRSRAYSTTSGRAITAAFSPGARGGSTAATSASSRGGFGSIARSFSSHSSS; encoded by the coding sequence ATGAAGCGCTCCTCGCAGATCGGGCTCGCGGCCGCCGGCGTGCTCCTCGTCGCCACCGTCTGGTCGATGACCGGCGAGGAGCCACAGGAGAACCTCGTCTATGACAGCCTGAGCGATTGCCGGGCGGCCGGGCAGGTTTCGGCGCAGCAATGCGAGACGGCCTTTTCGGAAGCGACCGCCGCGCGACTCAAGGACGCGCCGAAATTCCAGAGCCAGGTCGGCTGTGAGGTCCAATACGGCGCCAATAGCTGCAGCTCCGCCACGATCGGTGGCGCGCAATATTTCATTCCGGCGCTGGCAGGCTTCATGCTTGCCCGCGGCCTGTCCGGCGGGCAGGCGCAGCAGGCCCAGCCTCTGATGCCGCCGACCACGGCCAGTTGCCCGCCGGGGTCGACGCAGCCCGAATGCCAGCAGGCGCGCTCGTCCTCCAGTTCGTCGGGCGGCTCCTATGGCGGGAGCAGCAGCAGCCGCTCGCGTGCCTATTCCACCACGAGCGGGCGCGCCATCACGGCAGCCTTCTCGCCGGGTGCCCGCGGCGGCAGCACGGCTGCGACCAGCGCGTCCTCGCGCGGCGGCTTCGGCTCGATCGCGCGCTCCTTCTCCTCGCATTCCTCGTCCTGA
- a CDS encoding VOC family protein, translating to MPATASTPRGLDHLVIGVRDLDAAWHFYEKLGFRVGARNRHPWGTENRIVQFPGSFLELVTIADDAAITPHGARSFSFGAFVREALAEQGEGLSMLVLESTDAKADAAAFKEQGIGDFEPFFFERRARRPDGSDVRVAFELAFAADPRAPECGFFVCQQFEPQNFWNPEFQHHPNGATALSAVVMLAEEPAFHRAFLSAFSGGAEVLEGNEDYVLALPRGRIDVLDPEAAQGAYLVEPDTTPARFLGFCVSVPDLEAVAERLTENEVSFQRGEERLFVPAEEAFGCMVAFERG from the coding sequence ATGCCTGCAACAGCCTCAACGCCCCGCGGTCTCGACCATCTCGTCATCGGTGTCCGCGATCTCGATGCCGCCTGGCATTTCTACGAGAAGCTCGGCTTCCGCGTCGGCGCCCGCAACCGCCATCCCTGGGGCACCGAGAACCGGATCGTGCAGTTCCCGGGCTCCTTCCTCGAGCTGGTGACGATCGCCGACGATGCCGCCATCACGCCCCATGGCGCGCGCAGCTTCTCCTTCGGCGCCTTCGTGCGCGAGGCGCTGGCGGAGCAGGGTGAGGGGCTCTCCATGCTGGTGCTGGAGAGCACCGACGCCAAGGCCGACGCCGCCGCGTTCAAGGAGCAGGGCATCGGCGATTTCGAGCCGTTCTTCTTCGAGCGCCGTGCCCGACGCCCGGATGGCAGCGACGTCCGCGTCGCCTTCGAACTCGCCTTCGCCGCCGATCCACGCGCGCCGGAATGCGGTTTCTTCGTCTGCCAGCAGTTCGAGCCGCAGAATTTCTGGAACCCGGAGTTCCAGCATCATCCGAACGGGGCCACCGCGCTCTCGGCGGTCGTGATGCTGGCTGAGGAGCCTGCTTTCCACCGCGCCTTCCTCTCGGCTTTCAGCGGCGGCGCCGAGGTGCTCGAGGGCAACGAGGACTATGTGCTCGCCCTGCCGCGAGGGCGCATCGACGTGCTCGATCCCGAGGCCGCGCAGGGCGCCTATCTCGTCGAGCCGGATACGACGCCGGCCCGCTTCCTCGGCTTCTGCGTGTCGGTGCCCGATCTCGAAGCGGTGGCCGAGCGCCTGACCGAGAACGAAGTGTCGTTCCAGCGCGGCGAAGAGCGGCTCTTCGTGCCGGCCGAGGAGGCCTTCGGCTGCATGGTCGCGTTCGAGCGGGGGTGA
- the tpiA gene encoding triose-phosphate isomerase, translating to MTRSIKPLVAGNWKMNGLKADLAIAAEVAKGYDAALKPHVDLAICPPASLLFAATAALIGSRIATGGQDCSTQASGAFTGEVSAAMLADAGASVCIVGHSERRTLHGETNATVKAKAEAAQKALLVPIVCVGETKDEREAGKALAVVKKQLRGSVPDGATAATLVVAYEPVWAIGTGLTPTAADVAEMHAAIRAELGRLLGKQAAAGVRLLYGGSVKPSNAAELMNVANVDGALVGGASLKAEEFLAIARACAG from the coding sequence GTGACGCGCAGCATCAAGCCGCTGGTGGCAGGCAACTGGAAGATGAACGGGCTGAAGGCCGACCTCGCCATCGCGGCGGAGGTGGCGAAGGGTTACGACGCGGCGCTGAAGCCGCATGTCGACCTCGCGATCTGCCCGCCCGCCAGCCTGCTCTTCGCCGCCACGGCCGCGCTGATCGGCTCGCGCATCGCGACCGGCGGGCAGGATTGCAGCACGCAAGCCTCCGGCGCTTTCACCGGCGAGGTCTCCGCCGCGATGCTCGCCGACGCCGGTGCGAGCGTCTGTATCGTCGGCCATTCCGAGCGCCGCACGCTCCATGGCGAGACCAATGCCACGGTGAAGGCCAAGGCCGAGGCCGCGCAGAAGGCGCTGTTGGTGCCGATCGTCTGCGTCGGAGAGACGAAGGACGAGCGCGAGGCCGGCAAGGCGCTCGCCGTCGTCAAGAAGCAATTGCGCGGCTCGGTGCCGGATGGTGCCACCGCCGCCACGCTTGTCGTCGCCTATGAGCCGGTCTGGGCGATCGGCACCGGCCTGACGCCGACGGCTGCCGACGTTGCCGAGATGCATGCGGCCATCCGCGCCGAGCTCGGCCGCCTGCTCGGCAAGCAGGCCGCGGCTGGCGTGCGTCTGCTCTATGGCGGCTCGGTGAAGCCCTCGAACGCCGCCGAACTGATGAATGTCGCCAATGTCGACGGCGCGCTCGTCGGCGGCGCCAGTCTCAAGGCCGAGGAATTCCTGGCGATCGCCCGGGCCTGCGCCGGCTGA
- a CDS encoding CTP synthase produces MTRYVFITGGVVSSLGKGLAAAALAALLQARGHTVRLRKLDPYLNVDPGTMSPYQHGEVFVTDDGAETDLDLGHYERFTGRPCNKGDNITTGRIYMDILTKERRGDYLGATIQVVPHVTNAIKDFILTGNEGYDFTLVEIGGTVGDIESLPFLEAIRQTNQQLPRGQCIFVHLTLLPYIPTAGELKTKPTQHSVAELRSIGIQPDILLCRTDREIPREERRKLALFCNVRETAVIEARDVASIYDVPLSYHAEGLDTEVLAAFGMDAKAEPDVTGWKRISERVKNPEGEVTIAVVGKYTGMKDAYKSLIEALTHGGIANNVKVNLDWIESEVFEKEDPAPFLEHVHGILVPGGFGHRGAEGKIKAATFARNRKVPYFGICFGMQMAVIEAARSLAGIENANSTEFGPTQEPVVGLMTEWMRGNELEERAAGGNLGGTMRLGAYASTLAAGSKIAEIYGSTEISERHRHRYEVNMGYREQLEAKGLRFAGLSPDGLLPETVEYPDHPWFIGVQYHPELKSRPFEPHPLFASFIEAAKAQSRLV; encoded by the coding sequence ATGACGCGGTATGTTTTCATCACCGGCGGCGTGGTGTCCTCGCTTGGCAAAGGCCTGGCGGCGGCGGCTCTCGCGGCCCTTCTCCAGGCGCGCGGCCATACGGTCCGCCTGCGCAAGCTCGACCCCTACCTGAACGTCGATCCGGGCACGATGAGCCCGTATCAGCACGGTGAGGTCTTCGTCACCGACGACGGCGCCGAGACCGATCTCGATCTCGGCCACTACGAGCGCTTCACCGGCCGGCCCTGCAACAAGGGCGACAACATCACCACCGGCCGCATCTACATGGACATCCTGACCAAGGAGCGCCGTGGCGACTATCTTGGCGCGACCATCCAGGTCGTCCCGCATGTCACCAATGCCATCAAGGACTTCATCCTCACCGGCAACGAGGGCTACGACTTCACGCTGGTCGAGATCGGCGGCACGGTCGGCGACATCGAGAGCCTGCCGTTCCTGGAAGCCATCCGCCAGACCAACCAGCAGCTCCCGCGCGGCCAGTGCATCTTCGTCCACCTGACGCTGCTGCCCTATATCCCGACCGCCGGCGAATTGAAGACCAAGCCGACCCAGCATTCGGTCGCCGAACTGCGTTCGATCGGCATCCAGCCCGACATCCTGCTCTGCCGCACCGACCGCGAGATTCCGCGCGAGGAGCGCCGCAAGCTCGCCCTGTTCTGCAATGTCCGCGAGACCGCCGTGATCGAGGCCCGCGACGTCGCCTCGATCTATGACGTGCCGCTGTCCTACCACGCCGAGGGGCTCGACACCGAGGTGCTCGCCGCTTTCGGCATGGATGCCAAGGCCGAGCCGGACGTCACCGGCTGGAAGCGCATCTCCGAGCGGGTGAAGAACCCCGAGGGCGAGGTCACCATCGCCGTCGTCGGCAAATACACCGGCATGAAGGACGCCTATAAGTCCCTCATCGAGGCGCTGACCCATGGCGGCATCGCCAACAATGTGAAGGTCAATCTCGACTGGATCGAGTCGGAGGTCTTCGAGAAGGAGGACCCGGCGCCCTTCCTCGAGCATGTCCATGGCATCCTCGTGCCCGGCGGCTTCGGCCATCGCGGCGCCGAGGGCAAGATCAAGGCGGCGACCTTCGCGCGCAACCGCAAGGTGCCGTATTTCGGCATCTGCTTCGGCATGCAGATGGCGGTGATCGAGGCGGCGCGTTCGCTCGCCGGCATCGAGAACGCCAATTCGACCGAGTTCGGCCCGACGCAGGAGCCCGTCGTCGGCTTGATGACCGAATGGATGCGCGGCAACGAGCTGGAAGAGCGCGCGGCCGGCGGCAATCTCGGCGGCACGATGCGGCTCGGCGCCTATGCCTCGACGCTGGCGGCTGGCTCGAAGATCGCCGAGATCTACGGCTCGACCGAGATCTCCGAGCGCCATCGTCACCGCTACGAGGTGAACATGGGCTATCGCGAGCAGCTTGAAGCCAAGGGCCTGCGCTTCGCCGGCCTCTCGCCCGACGGCCTGCTGCCCGAGACGGTCGAATATCCCGACCATCCCTGGTTCATCGGCGTGCAGTACCATCCCGAGCTGAAGTCGCGGCCCTTCGAGCCGCACCCGCTCTTCGCCAGCTTCATCGAGGCCGCGAAGGCCCAGAGCCGTCTGGTCTGA
- a CDS encoding GFA family protein, producing MKTREARCACGQLRIACSGEPASVSLCHCRDCQRRTGSAYGVAVFFARGDIAVSGQYSDYERPADSGYRVLHHFCPACGSTVFWEPSRKAEMVAVAIGAFADPDFPGPSKAVFEQHRLPWATVLLDKS from the coding sequence ATGAAGACCCGGGAAGCCCGCTGTGCCTGCGGGCAATTGCGCATCGCCTGCTCGGGCGAGCCCGCGAGCGTCTCGCTCTGCCATTGCCGGGATTGCCAGAGGCGGACGGGCAGCGCCTATGGCGTGGCCGTGTTCTTCGCGCGCGGCGATATCGCCGTGTCCGGGCAGTACAGCGATTACGAACGGCCGGCCGATAGCGGCTATCGGGTGCTGCACCATTTCTGCCCGGCTTGCGGCAGCACGGTGTTCTGGGAGCCGTCGCGCAAGGCGGAGATGGTCGCGGTCGCGATCGGCGCCTTCGCCGACCCGGATTTCCCCGGGCCAAGCAAGGCGGTGTTCGAGCAGCACCGCCTGCCCTGGGCGACGGTGCTGCTCGACAAGTCGTAG
- the secG gene encoding preprotein translocase subunit SecG → MQNVLIVIHLIIVVALVGVVLLQRSEGGGLGMGSGGGGGVGGFMTGRGQANALTRATAILAGLFFLTSIVLAVMANTGRTQRSIIDGAPATSAPATPGAPAAPSAPNAGGVLDQLRQMQNQNQGGAQPPTPPAAPQQ, encoded by the coding sequence ATGCAGAACGTTCTCATCGTCATCCATCTGATCATCGTGGTCGCGCTCGTCGGCGTCGTGCTGCTGCAGCGCTCCGAAGGCGGCGGCCTCGGCATGGGCTCGGGCGGCGGAGGCGGCGTCGGCGGCTTCATGACCGGCCGCGGCCAGGCCAATGCCCTGACCCGCGCGACCGCGATTCTCGCCGGCCTGTTCTTCCTGACCTCGATCGTGCTCGCGGTGATGGCCAATACCGGCCGCACGCAGCGTTCGATCATCGACGGAGCGCCTGCGACCTCGGCCCCGGCCACGCCCGGCGCGCCGGCGGCTCCGAGCGCCCCGAATGCCGGCGGCGTGCTCGACCAGCTCCGCCAGATGCAGAACCAGAATCAGGGCGGCGCCCAGCCGCCGACGCCGCCAGCGGCGCCGCAGCAGTGA
- a CDS encoding DUF350 domain-containing protein, with product MTISMAGLPAFLLYFVVGAALIAAFAAIYLRMTAHDEIALIRGGNLSAAVAMGGNIVGFSLPLEQAISQASSILDCVLWALAAMIIQFIAYGLARFLIPELSRKIEQDSLPSAVMLAVIAVVSGTLAAASMTE from the coding sequence ATGACGATCTCGATGGCGGGCCTGCCCGCATTCCTTCTCTATTTCGTCGTTGGTGCGGCCCTGATCGCCGCATTCGCGGCGATCTACCTGCGCATGACCGCCCATGACGAGATCGCCCTGATCCGTGGCGGCAACCTCTCGGCGGCCGTCGCCATGGGCGGCAATATCGTCGGCTTCTCCCTGCCGCTGGAACAGGCGATCTCGCAGGCCAGCAGCATCCTCGACTGCGTGCTCTGGGCCCTGGCGGCGATGATCATCCAGTTCATAGCCTACGGGCTGGCGCGTTTCCTGATCCCGGAATTGTCGCGCAAGATCGAGCAGGACAGCTTGCCTTCGGCGGTGATGCTCGCGGTCATCGCCGTCGTGTCGGGAACGCTGGCCGCTGCCAGCATGACGGAATGA
- a CDS encoding peptidylprolyl isomerase — protein MMMQGIRKAGQGLFGKIVIAIMFSFLIISFAIWGVGDIFRGYGRNEVAKVGKSEIGIEQMRTAYQNEIQNLIRQQRRQISPEMARALGLDRQVLSRLLTEATLDQTAQGMRLAVSDETIRNLIFDDQVFRDGSGQFSAARFNELLRTNGYTEQSYVALQRSTVLRQQLSEMVVGSLSAPLALQEVGNRLRNEKRGITFARMPASVAGEIAAPTEDQLKSFFNDRKAAFRAPEFRTAAILSITAETLADPAKVTDEEAKARYEATKAQRFTTAETRTVQQIPFPNAEEAQAAKAKIDGGDTFDEIATERNVAFNNLTLGTFTREQMIDPAVRDAAFALEEGAVSAPVAGTFGTVLLRVTKVDTAHERPFEEVAAEVKQELATSRAANLVTELHDKIEDQRASARPLAEIAKELNLTLRMAGPISASLGKPDGAREEALPGGDSTLQAIFRSDIGVDNEAIRLPRNTGYVWFDVTKIDPARERNFDEVKAEVEKQWRTDEIATKLSAKARELTERLDKGENFDAVAASAGLTIETAADLGRQDQRPELPATVVAQVFGTAAGKSNSASGADGGRVLFKVDSATVAPYVRTTQEAGNFERLLSSSVSEDIMLQYVAKRQAELGVSINEAAFRNATGGAQN, from the coding sequence ATGATGATGCAGGGCATCCGCAAGGCGGGTCAGGGTCTCTTCGGGAAGATCGTGATCGCCATCATGTTCAGCTTCCTCATCATCTCCTTCGCGATCTGGGGCGTGGGCGACATCTTCCGCGGCTATGGCCGCAACGAGGTGGCCAAGGTCGGCAAGAGCGAGATCGGCATCGAGCAGATGCGCACTGCCTATCAGAACGAGATCCAGAACCTGATCCGCCAGCAGCGCCGGCAGATCTCGCCGGAGATGGCGCGCGCGCTCGGGCTCGACCGGCAGGTGCTGTCGCGCCTGCTCACCGAGGCGACGCTCGACCAGACGGCACAGGGCATGCGGCTCGCCGTTTCCGACGAGACGATCCGCAACCTGATCTTCGACGATCAGGTCTTCCGCGACGGCTCGGGCCAGTTCTCCGCGGCGCGCTTCAACGAGCTGCTGCGCACCAACGGCTATACCGAGCAGAGCTATGTGGCGCTCCAGCGCTCGACGGTCCTGCGCCAGCAGCTCTCCGAGATGGTCGTCGGCAGCCTCTCCGCCCCGCTCGCCCTGCAGGAAGTCGGCAACCGCCTGCGCAACGAGAAGCGCGGCATCACCTTCGCCCGGATGCCCGCGAGCGTGGCCGGCGAGATCGCAGCCCCGACGGAAGACCAGCTCAAGAGCTTCTTCAACGACCGCAAGGCCGCCTTCCGCGCTCCCGAGTTCCGTACGGCCGCCATCCTCTCGATCACAGCCGAGACGCTGGCGGACCCGGCCAAGGTCACCGACGAGGAGGCCAAGGCTCGTTACGAGGCGACCAAGGCCCAGCGCTTCACCACCGCCGAGACGCGCACCGTCCAGCAGATCCCATTCCCGAACGCCGAGGAGGCGCAGGCCGCCAAGGCCAAGATCGACGGCGGCGACACCTTCGACGAGATCGCGACCGAGCGGAACGTCGCCTTCAACAACCTGACGCTGGGCACCTTCACCCGCGAGCAGATGATCGACCCCGCCGTGCGCGATGCCGCCTTCGCACTTGAGGAAGGCGCCGTCAGTGCCCCGGTCGCCGGTACCTTCGGCACGGTGCTGCTGCGCGTGACCAAGGTCGACACCGCACATGAGCGGCCCTTCGAGGAGGTCGCCGCCGAGGTGAAGCAGGAGCTGGCGACGAGCCGCGCCGCCAATCTCGTCACCGAGTTGCACGACAAGATCGAGGACCAGCGCGCCTCCGCCAGGCCGCTCGCCGAGATCGCCAAGGAGCTCAACCTCACGCTGCGCATGGCTGGCCCGATCAGTGCCAGCCTCGGCAAGCCCGATGGCGCGCGCGAGGAAGCGCTGCCGGGCGGCGATTCGACGCTGCAGGCGATCTTCCGCTCCGATATCGGCGTCGACAACGAGGCGATCCGCCTGCCCCGCAACACCGGCTATGTCTGGTTCGACGTCACCAAGATCGACCCGGCGCGTGAGCGCAACTTCGACGAGGTCAAGGCCGAGGTCGAGAAGCAGTGGCGCACCGACGAGATCGCGACGAAGCTCTCCGCCAAGGCGCGCGAGCTCACCGAGCGTCTCGACAAGGGCGAGAATTTCGACGCGGTCGCGGCCTCGGCCGGGCTGACCATCGAGACCGCCGCCGATCTCGGCCGGCAGGACCAGCGCCCGGAGCTGCCGGCCACGGTCGTCGCGCAGGTCTTCGGCACCGCCGCCGGCAAGAGCAACTCGGCCTCCGGCGCTGATGGCGGGCGCGTCCTGTTCAAGGTCGATTCGGCGACGGTCGCTCCTTACGTCCGCACGACGCAGGAGGCCGGCAATTTCGAGCGCCTGCTGTCGTCCAGCGTCAGCGAGGACATCATGCTGCAATATGTCGCCAAGCGGCAGGCCGAGCTCGGCGTCAGCATCAACGAGGCTGCCTTCCGCAATGCGACGGGCGGGGCGCAGAACTGA
- the mdoH gene encoding glucans biosynthesis glucosyltransferase MdoH: MDLVTAARRDALEAEQRGYSAAREPATPPEEPLVMPVQSFRSWKASDRRAPAAPANWTTPWLKRLFVFGGGLALTAFGAWEMYNVVSVSRTTSLQYALLVLFTINFSWIALAFTSALLGFFGVLFGAGRADRAESLKHRTVVVMPIYNESSARIFAAVAAIRESVEATGLGDHFDYFIVSDTTNPDVWVAEERAFLALRERLGPNSRVYYRHRPKNHHRKAGNIADFVTRWGGLYEHMVVLDADSLMTGTCIVRLAAAMENDPDAGIIQSLPLIINRNTFFARLQQFAARVYGPVIATGLAMWSGRDGNYWGHNAIIRTKAFADHCGLPDLKGKPPFGGHVLSHDFVEAALIRRAGWSVYMLPDLTGSYEESPPSLIDISVRDRRWCQGNLQHSRIMGGKGFVMPTRQHFATGIMGYLASPLWLMQLVVGILIVLQVNYARPEYFTQEFTLFPVWPRFDPERALRLFAITMGILLAPKLFGLLLTLFNSRLRQAGGGAIRLIVSALIEVLFSAFFAPIMMLIQSGSVFQILLGRDTGWNPQRRDDGSIPFKDIVRRHRTHTVLGVVTGLSAFMIATSLFAWMSPTIVGLVLAIPLSWASGQLAIGLWLKRHKLLLTPEEGAPPAIATRANELQAEFEKAGYDDADGIKALHGDAELRHAHELMLPYGQSRRRGEIEPDRAVAQAKLVDAETVDDAAIWLKPKERMVVLHDRALIGLLASLPPVEAKG, encoded by the coding sequence ATGGACCTGGTAACGGCAGCCCGCCGCGACGCCCTGGAAGCGGAACAGCGCGGCTACAGCGCGGCCCGCGAGCCTGCGACGCCGCCCGAAGAGCCGCTCGTCATGCCGGTGCAGTCGTTCCGGAGCTGGAAGGCGTCGGATCGCCGCGCGCCGGCCGCTCCAGCGAACTGGACCACGCCCTGGCTGAAGCGCCTTTTCGTCTTCGGCGGCGGGCTTGCGCTCACCGCCTTCGGCGCCTGGGAAATGTACAATGTCGTGTCGGTCAGCCGCACGACCTCGCTGCAGTACGCCTTGCTGGTGCTGTTCACGATCAACTTCTCGTGGATCGCGCTCGCCTTCACCAGCGCGCTGCTCGGCTTCTTCGGCGTGCTGTTCGGCGCCGGCCGCGCGGACCGGGCGGAGAGCCTGAAGCACCGCACCGTCGTGGTGATGCCGATCTACAACGAGTCCTCGGCGCGCATCTTCGCGGCGGTGGCGGCGATCCGTGAATCGGTCGAGGCGACGGGGCTCGGCGACCATTTCGACTATTTCATCGTCTCCGACACCACCAACCCGGATGTCTGGGTGGCGGAGGAGCGCGCCTTCCTGGCGCTGCGCGAGCGGCTCGGGCCGAACAGCCGCGTCTATTACCGGCACCGGCCGAAGAACCATCATCGCAAGGCCGGCAATATCGCCGATTTCGTCACGCGCTGGGGCGGGCTCTACGAGCACATGGTGGTGCTCGACGCCGACAGCCTGATGACCGGCACCTGCATCGTGCGCCTCGCCGCCGCGATGGAGAACGATCCCGATGCCGGCATCATCCAGTCGCTGCCGCTGATCATCAACCGCAACACCTTCTTCGCGCGGCTCCAGCAATTCGCAGCGCGAGTCTATGGGCCGGTCATCGCCACCGGGCTGGCCATGTGGTCCGGCCGCGACGGCAATTACTGGGGCCATAACGCGATCATCCGCACCAAGGCCTTCGCCGACCATTGCGGCCTGCCGGACCTGAAGGGCAAGCCGCCTTTCGGCGGCCATGTGCTGAGCCACGATTTCGTAGAGGCCGCGCTGATCCGCCGCGCCGGCTGGTCGGTCTACATGCTGCCGGACCTGACGGGCTCCTATGAGGAAAGCCCGCCCTCACTGATCGACATCTCCGTGCGCGACCGGCGCTGGTGCCAGGGCAATCTCCAGCATTCGCGGATCATGGGCGGCAAGGGCTTCGTCATGCCGACGCGCCAGCATTTCGCCACCGGTATCATGGGCTATCTCGCCTCGCCGCTCTGGCTGATGCAGCTCGTGGTCGGCATCCTGATCGTGCTGCAGGTCAACTACGCGCGGCCCGAATATTTCACGCAGGAGTTCACGCTCTTCCCGGTCTGGCCGCGCTTCGACCCCGAGCGTGCCTTGCGCCTGTTCGCGATCACCATGGGAATCCTCCTGGCGCCGAAGCTGTTCGGCCTGCTGCTGACCCTGTTCAACAGCAGGCTTCGGCAGGCCGGCGGCGGAGCGATCCGCCTCATCGTCTCCGCCCTGATCGAGGTGCTGTTCTCGGCCTTCTTCGCGCCGATCATGATGCTGATCCAGTCCGGCTCGGTCTTCCAGATCCTGCTCGGCCGCGACACCGGCTGGAACCCGCAGCGGCGCGACGACGGCTCGATCCCGTTCAAGGACATCGTGCGCCGGCACCGCACCCATACCGTGCTCGGCGTCGTGACCGGCCTCTCGGCCTTCATGATCGCGACCTCGCTCTTCGCCTGGATGTCGCCGACGATCGTCGGCCTCGTGCTGGCGATCCCGCTGTCATGGGCTTCGGGCCAGCTCGCGATCGGCCTTTGGCTCAAGCGCCACAAGCTCCTGCTGACGCCGGAGGAAGGCGCCCCGCCCGCGATCGCGACCCGCGCCAACGAATTGCAGGCCGAGTTCGAAAAGGCCGGATACGACGATGCCGATGGCATCAAGGCGCTGCATGGCGACGCGGAACTCCGCCACGCCCACGAATTGATGCTGCCCTATGGCCAATCGCGCCGGCGCGGCGAGATCGAACCCGACCGCGCCGTGGCGCAGGCCAAGCTCGTCGATGCCGAGACGGTCGACGACGCCGCGATCTGGCTCAAGCCGAAGGAGCGCATGGTCGTGCTGCACGACCGGGCCTTGATCGGGCTGCTCGCCTCGCTGCCGCCGGTCGAGGCGAAGGGCTGA
- a CDS encoding glutathionylspermidine synthase family protein, whose protein sequence is MRRVTLPPRADWVEQVERLGFAFHTIDGETYWDESAAFAFTLEEVERDIEAPTEAIEQLCFAFIERALGSEEILTKLAIPAEHWDYIRSSWQRGERNLYGRLDLAYDGRGPAKLLEYNADTPTALFESSVVQWDWLEQAMARGAIPKGCDQFNSLHERLIAAFQGLREPSPYRLHLTCVQGSPEDKGTVDYLADCAVQAGLDARFTYIDELGLLSDGRFCDGANQPIETLFKLYPWEWMFRESYGKALASSGCQFVEPPWKAVLSNKGLLACLWEMEPGHPNLLPAFFEGDPRCASLSARHVRKPLYSREGANVTLMERGRVLDSDDGPYGAEGHVLQDAATNLFSVEGKYAVLGSWLVASQACGLCLREDASPITKNTSRFLPHYIEP, encoded by the coding sequence ATGCGCCGCGTCACATTGCCGCCACGCGCGGACTGGGTCGAACAGGTCGAACGCCTGGGCTTCGCCTTCCACACGATCGACGGCGAGACCTATTGGGACGAGAGCGCCGCTTTCGCCTTCACGCTGGAGGAGGTCGAGCGCGATATCGAGGCACCGACCGAGGCGATCGAGCAGCTCTGCTTCGCCTTCATCGAGAGGGCGCTGGGCAGCGAAGAGATCCTGACCAAGCTCGCGATTCCCGCCGAGCACTGGGACTATATCCGGAGTAGCTGGCAGCGCGGCGAGCGCAATCTCTACGGCCGGCTCGACCTCGCCTATGACGGGCGCGGACCGGCGAAGCTGCTGGAATACAACGCCGATACCCCGACCGCCCTGTTCGAATCGAGCGTCGTGCAATGGGACTGGCTGGAGCAGGCGATGGCGCGCGGCGCGATCCCGAAGGGCTGCGACCAGTTCAATTCGCTGCATGAGCGCCTGATCGCGGCCTTCCAGGGCTTGCGCGAGCCTTCGCCCTACCGCCTGCACCTGACCTGTGTGCAGGGCAGCCCCGAGGACAAGGGCACGGTCGATTATCTCGCCGATTGCGCGGTGCAGGCCGGGCTCGATGCCCGCTTCACCTACATCGATGAGCTCGGCCTGCTCTCCGACGGGCGCTTCTGCGACGGCGCCAACCAGCCGATCGAGACGCTGTTCAAGCTCTATCCCTGGGAGTGGATGTTCCGCGAGAGCTACGGCAAGGCGCTCGCGAGCTCGGGCTGCCAGTTCGTCGAGCCGCCCTGGAAGGCCGTGCTCTCCAACAAGGGCCTGCTCGCCTGTCTCTGGGAGATGGAGCCGGGCCATCCCAACCTGCTGCCGGCCTTCTTCGAGGGCGATCCGCGCTGCGCCTCGCTCTCGGCCCGGCATGTGCGCAAGCCGCTCTATTCGCGCGAAGGCGCCAATGTCACGCTGATGGAGCGCGGCCGCGTGCTCGACAGCGACGACGGCCCCTATGGCGCCGAGGGCCATGTCCTGCAGGATGCCGCGACCAACCTTTTCTCCGTCGAGGGCAAATACGCCGTGCTCGGCTCCTGGCTCGTCGCTTCGCAGGCCTGCGGCCTTTGTCTGCGCGAGGATGCCTCGCCGATCACCAAGAACACCTCGCGCTTCCTGCCGCATTATATCGAGCCCTGA